One Aegilops tauschii subsp. strangulata cultivar AL8/78 chromosome 7, Aet v6.0, whole genome shotgun sequence genomic window carries:
- the LOC109742432 gene encoding uncharacterized protein: MDESWRCTMGAVLPRQRSSDGQKSLAPDDFRDVFGGPPRTVLLSSFCGDAAAADYHAAAAAHGGQYSHYSYGDALCRRDGRGRPASAAVPTEEGFFDDIFGARARQVRSRSRSKSTKSSSVISSDEFGSGRSAFRSAATGGGRGDAALSSFASKLRPIAIPSRRYDSSPPSSASTRAEYQSSFTCSTAAYPACRYYYGNGGDWTNHSGSSAASSAVSNNGAAAESSSSRHHRGGSSGFCCFTSNPETSSREPSFRRTQRRGRARSPAPDYAAADTSTECSGAADDYGYYYSPSSAASSSLFGNPPRPRPHRLEEAVMQEAMMMEVRERAPLLMDDDGDIDSVGAAAVDEAIAWAKERFWSQA, from the exons ATGGACGAGTCATGGAGGTGCACGATGGGCGCGGTGCTGCCGCGGCAGCGCTCGTCGGACGGCCAGAAGAGCCTCGCCCCCGACGACTTCCGGGACGTGTTCGGCGGCCCGCCGCGCACCGTGCTCCTCAGCAGCTTCTGCGGCGACGCAGCCGCCGCTGACTACCACGCCGCGGCGGCCGCCCACGGCGGCCAGTATTCTCACTACTCCTATGGTGACGCCTTGTGCCGCCGCGACGGCCGTGGTAGGCCGGCGTCGGCGGCCGTGCCCACCGAGGAGGGCTTCTTCGACGACATCTTCGGCGCCCGCGCCCGCCAGGTGCGGTCGAGGTCCAGGTCCAAGTCGACCAAGTCTTCGTCGGTGATCAGCTCCGACGAGTTCGGCTCCGGCCGCTCCGCCTTCCGGTCAGCGGCCACCGGCGGCGGCCGCGgcgacgccgccctctcctcctTCGCGTCCAAGCTCAG GCCCATTGCGATCCCGTCGCGCCGGTACGACTCGTCGCCGCCGTCGAGCGCGTCGACGAGGGCGGAGTACCAGAGCAGCTTCACGTGCTCGACGGCCGCCTACCCGGCGTGCCGCTACTACTACGGCAACGGCGGCGACTGGACCAACCACAGCGGCAGCAGCGCGGCGTCGTCGGCGGTCAGCAACAACGGCGCCGCCGCCGAGAGCTCCTCGTCGCGGCACCACCGCGGCGGGAGCAGCGGCTTCTGCTGCTTCACGTCGAACCCGGAGACCAGCAGCCGCGAGCCGAGCTTCCGGCGCACGCAGCGGCGCGGCAGGGCACGGTCACCGGCGCCAGACTACGCTGCGGCCGACACCAGCACCGAGTGCTCCGGCGCCGCCGACGACTACGGGTACTACTACTCGCCGTCCTCGGCCGCGTCGTCGTCGCTCTTCGGCAACCCGCCGCGGCCGCGCCCGCACCGGCTGGAGGAGGCGGTGATGCAGGAGGCGATGATGATGGAGGTGAGGGAGCGGGCGCCGCTGCTCATGGACGACGACGGCGACATCGACAGCGTCGGCGCCGCAGCCGTGGACGAGGCGATCGCGTGGGCCAAGGAGAGGTTCTGGAGCCAGGCCTAG